One genomic segment of Hordeum vulgare subsp. vulgare chromosome 2H, MorexV3_pseudomolecules_assembly, whole genome shotgun sequence includes these proteins:
- the LOC123428256 gene encoding uncharacterized protein LOC123428256 → MATPPPPPPAFVYRISTGSEWAELQRTGGTLGGDLDRSTGCFHLSDLAQVKMTLKNYFRGQNDLYLLQIDTAKIADGLIYEAADGCNYFPHFYGPDRSFAPLQLSAVVKADKIELTNNDFTCSLLDGAPI, encoded by the exons ATGgcaacgccgccgccgccgccgccagcgttCGTGTACCGGATCAGCACGGGGAGCGAGTGGGCGGAGCTCCAGCGCACCGGCGGCACCCTCGGCGGCGACCTCGACCGCTCCACCGGCTGCTTCCACCTCAGCGACCTCGCCCAG GTGAAGATGACACTGAAGAATTATTTCCGTGGGCAAAATGATCTGTACCTGCTACAAATTGACACTGCCAAG ATTGCAGATGGCTTAATTTATGAGGCAGCTGATGGCTGTAACTATTTTCCTCATTTCTATGGCCCTGATCGGAGCTTTGCACCCCTTCAACTAAGTGCTGTTGTCAAGGCAGACAAAATAGAGCTGACGAACAATGATTTTACTTGCAGTCTACTTGATGGAGCACCCATCTAA
- the LOC123428254 gene encoding receptor-like serine/threonine-protein kinase SD1-7 produces the protein MDMHYILIFFLIFLSSFCKPNDQLTHTNLLTHGDMLVSKSGDFALGLFSPTSSNKSFYLGIWYHGLPGPRTVVWVANRDNPIINPSSAMLTINNNSCMVLSDSEGRNIWMTSNNITVGAYAILLNSGNFVLRSLDDKDIWQSFDHPTDTILPSMKVLVSYKGHAVGRLVAWKGPDDPSSGDFSCSGDPSSPDTQLVTWNKTKPYCRIKVWNGLSVSGGTYLGNGSSILYQTVVYSGDEFYSVSTVSDNSPFMRITLDYTGKMKSLTWDNHSSSWALMDERPAAACDLYASCGPFSYCDSTQIISACQCLEGFEPVDSIDLSKGCRRKQELKCGKQSRFVPLPGMMVPDKFLRIHNRSFDECAAECDRNCSCMAYAYANLSRAGVMADPSRCLVWSGELTDIGKTTTGEDLYIRLVGSSVDRKISLIKIGLPIMACMLLVTCPTLVWMYKYRGKWQKMVKQKKLMRGYFSTSNRLEGENIEFPFVSYEEILSATNCFADSNLLGRGGFGKVYKGTLEGGKEAAVKRLSKGSSQGTMEFKNEVVLIAKLQHKNLVRLLGCCIHEDEKLLIYEYLPNKSLDTYIFDGARKHLLNWLARFKIIKGIARGLLYLHQDSRLTIVHRDLKASNILLDADMTPKISDFGMARIFGANQNHASTTRVVGTYGYMSPEYVMGGKFSVKSDIYSLGVLLLEIVSGLKISSPQLRTDFCSLITYAWRLWEDGKATELLDSSVVPSCLLHEVLRCIHVGLLCVQDHPDDRPLMSSVVFMIENESTMLPTPKQPIYLAVGNTEGAEARVSMENSMNAMSITTLNGR, from the exons ATGGATATGCActacattctcatcttcttcctcataTTTTTGAGCTCGTTCTGCAAGCCCAATGACCAGCTCACACATACAAACCTCCTCACCCATGGTGACATGCTCGTCTCCAAGAGCGGGGACTTTGCTCTCGGCCTCTTTTCCCCGACGAGTTCTAACAAGAGCTTTTACCTTGGCATATGGTACCACGGCCTCCCCGGACCACGGACCGTCGTGTGGGTCGCCAACCGAGACAACCCAATCATCAACCCTTCGTCTGCGAtgctcaccatcaacaacaaTTCTTGCATGGTATTATCAGACTCCGAAGGCCGCAATATTTGGATGACATCAAACAATATCACTGTTGGAGCTTATGCAATACTACTCAACTCGGGGAACTTTGTCCTACGGTCATTGGACGACAAGGACATATGGCAGAGCTTCGATCATCCAACGGACACCATTCTTCCAAGCATGAAGGTTTTGGTGAGCTACAAGGGCCATGCTGTCGGGCGCCTTGTTGCTTGGAAGGGCCCGGATGATCCCTCATCTGGGGACTTCTCCTGCAGCGGCGACCCAAGCTCTCCAGACACTCAGTTAGTCACTTGGAACAAGACCAAGCCATATTGCCGCATCAAAGTGTGGAACGGCCTGTCGGTGTCCGGTGGCACGTATCTTGGCAATGGCAGCTCCATCTTGTACCAAACGGTTGTCTACTCCGGAGATGAGTTCTACTCCGTGTCAACAGTCTCCGACAACTCACCGTTCATGCGCATCACACTTGACTACACTGGCAAGATGAAGTCTCTAACCTGGGACAATCATTCATCATCTTGGGCACTCATGGATGAACGCCCTGCTGCCGCATGTGACCTCTATGCCTCATGTGGCCCCTTTAGTTATTGCGACTCCACTCAGATCATATCAGCTTGCCAATGTCTTGAAGGGTTTGAGCCCGTTGACAGTATTGACTTATCTAAAGGATGTCGAAGAAAGCAAGAGCTGAAATGTGGCAAGCAAAGCCGCTTTGTGCCCTTGCCTGGAATGATGGTTCCTGATAAGTTCTTGCGTATACATAATAGAAGCTTCGATGAGTGTGCGGCAGAGTGCGACCGCAATTGCTCATGCATGGCCTACGCTTATGCCAACTTGAGCAGGGCCGGTGTTATGGCAGACCCATCAAGGTGTTTGGTGTGGTCAGGGGAGCTTACCGACATTGGGAAGACAACCACCGGCGAGGACCTGTATATTCGACTTGTCGGTTCTTCTG TTGACAGGAAGATCAGTCTAATAAAGATTGGACTCCCTATTATGGCATGCATGCTACTAGTGACATGCCCAACCCTTGTCTGGATGTACAAATATAGAG GTAAATGGCAAAAGATGGTCAAGCAGAAGAAACTGATGAGAGGATACTTCAGCACATCGAACAGACTCGAAGGCGAAAATATAGAATTTCCATTTGTTAGCTATGAAGAGATCCTTTCAGCAACAAATTGTTTTGCTGATTCCAACTTGCTCGGCCGGGGGGGTTTTGGCAAAGTTTACAAG GGCACACTGGAAGGTGGGAAGGAGGCTGCTGTTAAAAGGCTGAGTAAGGGTTCTAGCCAAGGTACAATGGAGTTCAAAAATGAGGTTGTTCTAATTGCCAAGCTGCAACACAAGAATCTAGTCAGACTTCTTGGGTGTTGCATCCACGAAGATGAGAAGTTACTGATCTACGAATACTTACCTAATAAAAGTTTGGATACCTATATTTTTG ATGGTGCACGAAAGCATTTACTCAATTGGTTGGCACGGTTCAAAATAATTAAAGGAATAGCAAGAGGCCTTCTTTATCTTCATCAAGATTCAAGATTAACAATAGTTCACAGAGATCTCAAAGCAAGCAACATCCTGTTGGACGCGGACATGACTCCCAAAATTTCGGATTTTGGCATGGCAAGAATCTTTGGGGCAAACCAGAATCATGCAAGCACTACACGCGTCGTCGGGACATA TGGTTACATGTCACCTGAATATGTGATGGGAGGCAAATTTTCTGTGAAATCAGACATTTATAGCCTCGGTGTTCTTCTCCTGGAGATTGTCAGTGGCTTGAAGATCAGTTCACCTCAGCTCAGAACAGACTTTTGTAGCCTTATAACTTAT GCTTGGAGATTATGGGAAGATGGAAAAGCAACTGAACTACTGGACTCTTCAGTTGTTCCGagttgcctacttcatgaagttCTACGGTGTATTCATGTGGGACTCCTGTGTGTTCAAGACCATCCCGATGATAGGCCACTAATGTCATCGGTTGTGTTTATGATAGAGAACGAAAGTACAAtgcttccaactccaaagcaaccTATATATTTAGCTGTAGGTAATACTGAAGGTGCAGAAGCAAGGGTGAGCATGGAAAATTCCATGAACGCAATGAGTATCACAACTCTCAATGGACGTTAG